The genomic DNA AGTCTTATTTGGAGAACCCTCTGACCGCAGCCACCAAAGCCATGATGAGCATCAACGGAGACGAGGACAGCGCTGCGGCACTGAGTCTCCTCTACGATTACTACAAGGTCAGACGTCTTCACGTTTTACGACTTTACTATCATTAGTATCGCTTAACGGTATATGTACAGATTTGTCTTGAGTGGTGCTAATatttctccatggcaacagatcACACCCAGCTCTCAGGCTGTGGTCATTTGCATATCATTTGCATGTAGTAAACTCtgagatatatagatatacgTTTATCTCGAGCTTACTTTGTCCCTTATTTACTGttggtttagttttatttttgtttctcctAGTCAGTTCTCACAAGTGAATGCAGAGACTCTGTGTTTGGATGACGCTCACCGTTGTTTTAAAGCACTTAAAGCATTTATTTTGAAGCActgtgtggtctttttttttgtctcgtttTCTCAGGTTCCTAAAGACAAAAGAATGCTGCCTATCACTAAAGTTGTAGAGGATCATGAAAGGAGGTCAGTTTTGCATCATGTACACTCCACTGGcgatatacactcacacagtgagATGAGCACTAGAGCAGGACAGATCCCTCTTTCTTACAGACCTTTCTGACTTACAGACCTTGTGTTTGCTTAGTTTTCCCCCAGTTTAGGGTGGGTTAGGGTGAAAGGCCATGTTCAACATGTGTAGCCGCGAAGTGTCTTCCCCTCTGTTTCGTTTCCACGTTTCATCCATGTCAATGTCTCCAAGGAGTTGCCAGGGAGACCTGGAGTCCCTCAAGACGGTCCCTGTCAATCTGTCCCTCAACCCCGAGACGCTCAGCACCGAAGCCAAGCGTGAACTCTACGGGTCATTGCCGGTGGAGGGTGGCGTGGTTGCCACGGTAAAAGCTGAAGTTTACACCCCGCTGTTTTCCAGTCCCGTCCATCCGCAGCAGGGTCTGCAGTACCAGCGCCCCGCCCTCCAGCAGCTCCCGCAGGAGAGCGCCGCCGCCGGCCACGGCGGCTACAGGGACGAGCGACGCAGAACGCCCGACAGCACCTACGAGGACTCCTTTCCTGGAGACAACACGGTCAGTAAATAGGTTACTGGTCCAGaaactcttttatttatttatttattgatgtacTTATTTTTGACACATAAGATATTGGTGTTGAACAGTGGTGCAGATGGGAGGAAAGGGCTGTAGCCAGGTGTTTCACGATGCATCTAGGACGTCACCGGTTTTGGACCAGTGCCAGTCTCCTGGCATGTTGAAATGTCCCGCTCCGCTGTcattgttgtatgtgtgtttataagggAAATTTGAATCACACTTAAGTGTTTACTGTGCCTCTAATCTGCAATGTCGATGTTTTGAAACAGAAATTCAGAACACCAGCTACTTTGGGTGCGGAGGAGTTCCTCTACGACCAGTCTGGAGCGTAAGTCCTGTGGTCTTTGTcgttttttctccctcagagaGGTCTGCTGAGAGGGCTACACggttctcttttctgttcagACAGTTTTCCTGTCCTGCTCTTGGTTTTAGCAGCCTAAATTGAAGAGTGAGAGCAAATGTTTGGCTCTGATGTCTTCCGTTTTGATCTTAATCTCTTTAATGTTTCGAATTAACGCACTGTTCATTGTGATATGCTGTAAAATATGTAGTCATTTAGattgaaaaacacacatcacatgacGCTCTATGCCTTTAAAGTTTAAAGGAGGAGATGAAATGTGAGGACACTGAAATATGaagttgtgctgtgttgtttgtatatATACTCCTGACTGGTCTCGGGTGTTTTTTACTCTGTTATGGTTTGAGAACAGTTTTCctcagggtgtgtgtatttcaaacatttaaaaagagtgtcagagacagagagagagagagagagagagagagagagagagagagagagccttgtACCCGGATCCTCTGCAGCCGTTTCTTGGTTCAATCTAAACATTAATACCTGGAATTACTGTCTGTTGTCAGAATTACTGGAATTATCGCCAGCATTTTTAGACAGCACCATTGTTCTGTTGAGGGTTTTCTCTGCGCGCCGTTAGGCTGTAATGTCTCTCAGTTCTTTGGCAGACATTAGAACTGTCCAAATAAGCTCTGAATAGCCACATAGCGGCGTTATTTACTGGTGAAAAAATGCTCTTCGAATGACATACTTTGGTGATGAAGCAGCTTAGAGTACAGAAGTGGAGGAGTAGTTTTAAAATTGGCTTTACTTTATTTCCCCAGTGGGTTTCAGTACATTTAGTCAAGAATCTCTCTGCTCTGGCAGAAGACATGGAGAACAGAATGAGGTAGGATGTAGAACTGGCATCCCCCCATCTGCTAATAACATTAGACTAGTTAActatttcagtttaattattACTTAGGCAATCCAATGCTCATTGTCCCACCACGCTGAGCCAGTCACATGCCAAACGTGTGCCGATGGTAGGTCAGAGTGAGCAGAGGCAAAAGCTCTGGTATTAATACATTTACTCAAGTTTAGGGCGATACCAGCCGAACGTTTGTTTGAATCCATCCTCACTTTGTTTAAGGCTTGCGTTAGAGAATGCATGAACACTGCGTGCGCTTTATTTAAACGAATAAACGTCTCTGGTTCTCCCCTCGAACAGAGACTCTTTCCAGTACGCTCTGGAGGCCAGCTGTTCGCTGCGGGACAAACCAGGGGAGGACCCTATGACCTACCTGAACAAGGGTCAGTTTTATGGCGTCACACTCCGTGAGACCAGTGTCAACAAGGGTCTACGTCATCCCATCAGTAAAGTGCGGGTAAGTGGCCAGTTACTGTCACTAACGGCaaccacagcacaacaacatgaCGACATGAAACTATGAATCACGAGGCCAGGTGATCTGTTTTGTCAAGTTGTGCTAAACGCTGATTCATAtatacgtgtctgtgtgtgtgtgtgtgtgtttgtgtgtcagtgtgtgtgtttgtttttctttgtttatgtgtatatgtgttagtgtgtgtcattgtttgctgtgtgtgtgtgtgtgtgtgtgtgtgtgtgtgtgagatatgtGCTCTGattgtcactctgtcctctccctctctctctctctgtctctcagagtgTGGTTATGGTCGTGTTTGGGGAAGAGAAAAGTCGAGatgaacagttaaaacattGGAACTACTGGCACAGCAGACAGCATACGGTTAAACAGAGAGTCCTGGACATTGGTAAGAGTCTGCTTTACTCTCCTTCACAACCCAGATTCTACTGCATTTCCCCCATGTGATCCATTCTGTTGTGCATGTTCTAGAACTATGAACTACTCTTGGATTAGAGGTGATCAGGCCTTCCCCAAAAGGTTCAGGTTCCTTTAGAATTTTTCAGAATGTCAGTCTAACTCACCTGATATCAGCTATTGTGGACGTCTGAGAGAATCTTAATATCTGAGCTGGGTCGCTGTTAAATGTAAGATTAGAGAGTGTTGTGATATTCAGTTAGTGTCTACGTGTCCTCTGTCTGAGGCTAAACTGCTGTATCGCAGGCTTTTTGTCTCGCTGTGAGTCTCACTAGTCACCTGGCGTGGGTCACTATTCCCCAAACCCCGAtccacctctccctctgtctgggGACCGGGGGTGGAGGGAATCCCCTCTTTTGTGTTCTTCCCCTTCTCCATTCATCCCGAAACCCATCCCTCATCCACTGCCCTCCTTTCATATCCCGAGAAAACTGTCTACAACACTAGCTCCACGCCTGAGGCTGTGTAATCCATCACCTCCTCCAAACAGATGGGAAACTTCCAGACAATGAGGGTCAACTCAAGGGAGGGGGTGTATTAGGGGGAGTTGGGGGAGCGAGTGTTTTTTTGACACCTGGAGAATGTTCTGGTGGTCCTGTCTAAAGCAGGTGGCAGCCCTACACCttgtatgtttgattttttttttaagagttggAACCTGATCTGACCTGCTGAGGTGATTTGAATAACAGTATGTAGGATTTCTCCAGAGCACCTCAGGCCACCACTGTGGATTTGAATAGGAACGTTGAACGTTTGTGGGGCAaatcacaacccccccccccccccccccccccacccaaaaaagaaaaaacagatgccAACTCAGGGGGTAGTCAGTTGGCTTTCAGTATTCATGGTCCAAATGGTCTTTCTTTTATCAGTATAGTTCCAACTTTGCTATATATAGCAATTCATCCTTCAGTATTAAAAGACTTACTGGTTTATTTTGACTGGAGGAGTACATTTTAAGCTGCTGTATCTTTACTAGAGAAATAACCTTTCTTCTCTAAGTTGTGACTTACTAAATGGTTCTATCTGCTGCTGCTTGGGTAGGCTGTGTGTGCCCGTGAATCCTCCATGTGTTTGTTCTAGCCCCTCGTCCTCTCAGTGACATACCacactgacctgtctgtcttCACATGTCTCGTTCTGTTTCGTTAGCTGATTACAAAGAGAGCTTCAGCACCATCGGCAACATCGAGGAATTTGCCTACAACGCCGTCTCCTTTACCTGGGATGTCAATGAGGAGGCGAAGGTAAGGAGGCGAAGCATGCTCCTCAGACATGAGACCTACACCTTTAGAGGTAATGTCATCTTGCCACGGGAAAGACGAAAGCCATTAGGAAACTCTGACGTGGTCGTCGTCATGGAGACCCCGCTGAAACACAGATAGCCACTGGAAAACTTGCGGTTTTGACTCCGCCACAATAGCTGAATTGTATTGCGTGTATTTTACGTTCCATACGTTGCACAGGaaaatgtagagagagagagagagagagtgtttagtGAAAACATCCTGAACTAAGGGTGTCTCCAACAAATGACCATGTCCCCGCTTGCTGTACCTTTGGGTCAATGAACATTGTGTTTGGAGACGCAGTCCTGCTGTTTGTCTGGGACTTCTTAAATACACTCATGAGAAGAGCCTCAACCCACTTTGCTTGGCCTGTATTTGCTTTCTTAGATTGGCCACTTTAGTGGGGGGTTTTCTTGGTTTTGAAGTTCTGTTAGTGTGTGGTCCTACCCACAGAGGAATACAGAATTGAGTGACTCATAGCAGTCTCTTCGTAATAGGCCTGTTGCTTAATTTTGATATATGAGCAGTTTCTATGCTGAAGGACAACATTACTCATATCATGTGAAGTGCTAAGAGGTGATGAGCTGAGCTTGTTCTATGTGGATTGGGCTGCGTGTTCTGAGTGCTCAAATAAAGCACGCGCATTAAGATATTTAAATGGACTGCTGATGAGAGCGCCGGTTTAAAAGGCTGAACTTTTGGGGACTCTTTGCAGTAACTGTTGTTGAAGAGTGTGCTGAGGTGAAGACCGTGATAAAGGGGGTGTTTTTCGTAAAGGTCAGAAGAGCACAGCCTTTTCCTCCCCTAGTTTCCTTCTCACTATGGTGAAAACAACAAGAGAGTGGAAGAGTATTGTCAGACGGTTATGTGTCATGGTCGCCTTTGGCATGCTGCACATACgcggacacacactcacacacacacacacactcgcgcacacactcacacacacacacttccctcctACAGTCTGAGAGCCTTTACACTAAATCAAAAGGAGACCAGGAAGGGAAAATGTGGAAAGTCTCACTAATGTTCTCAATTCCATATGGAAGGCCAGTTGACCTTTCACCTTATGAactgtgaaagggagagagggaggggggggggggtggggggttaaaATGGGGGCGACGTGTTTATAGTGATGTTTTTGAGTGACGTTTTTACAGCACgtaggagtgtttttttttaactgcttgTCTGCTGAGTGAATGCACATGGACGTGAGAAAAAGGTGCAGCACTCATAACGTAATGCCACAAATCATCTAGATAAACGATGAACAAGCGTAGACACGATTCCTCTGGCATCGATCAGTGGgaacggtttttttttttgttttttttttacactcaaaCAGTGCGCTGTGAAGATTCTCCTCCTTTTGGGTTGCTGTTAGTAGTTTTTCCTGTCTTGTCAGAAATGTTGATTCACTGAAATTCAGTTCCATAGCAAACAACTGGTTTGGAACAGTTGTTTTCACTTtactgaaaagcaaacacacctTTCAGGCCTAAATCTCCACAGTCAGCAAATCCACCTTTTTGTTTCAGACCCATTTAAATCTACTTTCCAATAAAACTGTCATTATCAATCCGTGATCACTTACATTATCCAATAGTAGATTCCactatttcataaatatttcctgacctgtttgattttttttttttaaaaacaggtaAAGGCTTGTGTTATGTGGAGAGTTTTCGAGCTGTTTCAGAGGAATGTCAGTTTTCTCTTTGTGGGGGGCAGTATTTTACCTCAATCCACCACTCAATGGCACTGATCTCCAGACCAACCTTCCCTGACCTCAGAACCATCACTGTGACTCCAGTCTCAGTGTCTGCGGAAAGGCTGAATGCCACAACGCTGATCGGAGATCAGCAGAATGACCCAAAATCCCACCTTTTACAGTTGTCTTACGCCTTAAATTCGACCTGCTTCTAGGGTAGCGATGGGGGATATCGGATACATTACTGAGGTAGCCACCCACCGGCTCCATTCAGCTcaggtgtgagtgtttgtgagtgttggtgAACAGTGGACGATGGAAACAGCCTTTTAATAGGTGAAGATGTTTGTTTAACTCGATGACTtccctccacactgtctgtctcccagTCTGTTTTGTCCACTGGAGCAACGTGTTAGCGTGATATATCGGAGACATGACAGAGTCCGCAGGCGATAAACGTGTGACGATGCTTACACTAATAGTACTGTAGTTTATTACAAAGCCCTTCTTTAATgctacacatacacgtacatttTTGTGTGGGGGTTTAATGTAGCAGTTATTGCGGTTGCTAAGGTTTATGACCCGCTCAACATGAAAGGCTGATGGTTTCAAGCAAACGGTTCTGTCCCAGCCCACGGAGACATGCTGGAGCCAGTCGTCTGCTGGAGAACCTATACAGGAGATGTGGGCACTGATAAGGCGCTTAGACTCTGTCACTTTGCATTGTGATTACATGGTGTAAACGCAGCTATTGGAACTCTGTTTTCAATAGGTATTTTGAtcgtcatctctctctctgtagctcagCATGAAGACTCCTGACTCCTTCAGTAACAAAAGGGATTACTGGTTTGCTAGTTTTACCAGCTGCACCAAAATTTGGCTACTAGTGAAATAGACGCAGACACTGTCTGTAATTGTTTGAAAGCTGTGTTGCTCAATAACAGTTAAACAGTGATGACGTAAGCTTGAGTCATCCTCAGAAGGAGAGTTtgcaaaacatgtttatcaGGTTTTCAAAATCGAGCCCTGGGAGAGTTCTTGAAACATCATACAAAATGTACAGTCTCTTTTAATAATTCCTTTATTTATGTGATTAATcgatttatttgtgtttgtttgtgccacAGATCTTCATCACGGTGAACTGCCTGAGTACAGACTTCTCCTCCCAGAAAGGAGTCAAAGGCTTGCCTCTCATGATTCAGATTGACACTTACAGTTACAACAACAGGAGCAACCGGCCCATCCATCGCGCCTTCTCCCAGATCAAGGTCTTCTGTGATAAGGTTAGAAATGACATTGTCACACATGGGCCagccctctgtctgtctgtctgtctgtctgtctttctgtcagatATGGA from Chanos chanos chromosome 8, fChaCha1.1, whole genome shotgun sequence includes the following:
- the grhl2a gene encoding grainyhead-like transcription factor 2a isoform X1, which encodes MSQDDNKRLVVVVPNEMSVQSRRNFTSEDEAWKSYLENPLTAATKAMMSINGDEDSAAALSLLYDYYKVPKDKRMLPITKVVEDHERRSCQGDLESLKTVPVNLSLNPETLSTEAKRELYGSLPVEGGVVATVKAEVYTPLFSSPVHPQQGLQYQRPALQQLPQESAAAGHGGYRDERRRTPDSTYEDSFPGDNTKFRTPATLGAEEFLYDQSGADSFQYALEASCSLRDKPGEDPMTYLNKGQFYGVTLRETSVNKGLRHPISKVRSVVMVVFGEEKSRDEQLKHWNYWHSRQHTVKQRVLDIADYKESFSTIGNIEEFAYNAVSFTWDVNEEAKIFITVNCLSTDFSSQKGVKGLPLMIQIDTYSYNNRSNRPIHRAFSQIKVFCDKGAERKIRDEERKQIRRKTKGQASTGQGHHGKGSNAAALPLKKTDVTVFKPMTDLDSQPVLFIPDVHFGNLQRAGQVFAFGTEEVDSDGVVVKRMFRTSEDDPCSPPAKQLKGDSPKKVLLYVRKESDEVFDALMLKSPTLKSLTEAVSAKYSVPMEKMPKIYKKSKKGILVNMDDNIIEHYSNEDTFILGIESQGDFFRVTLTEI
- the grhl2a gene encoding grainyhead-like transcription factor 2a isoform X2; this translates as MSQDDNKRLVVVVPNEMSVQSRRNFTSEDEAWKSYLENPLTAATKAMMSINGDEDSAAALSLLYDYYKVPKDKRMLPITKVVEDHERSCQGDLESLKTVPVNLSLNPETLSTEAKRELYGSLPVEGGVVATVKAEVYTPLFSSPVHPQQGLQYQRPALQQLPQESAAAGHGGYRDERRRTPDSTYEDSFPGDNTKFRTPATLGAEEFLYDQSGADSFQYALEASCSLRDKPGEDPMTYLNKGQFYGVTLRETSVNKGLRHPISKVRSVVMVVFGEEKSRDEQLKHWNYWHSRQHTVKQRVLDIADYKESFSTIGNIEEFAYNAVSFTWDVNEEAKIFITVNCLSTDFSSQKGVKGLPLMIQIDTYSYNNRSNRPIHRAFSQIKVFCDKGAERKIRDEERKQIRRKTKGQASTGQGHHGKGSNAAALPLKKTDVTVFKPMTDLDSQPVLFIPDVHFGNLQRAGQVFAFGTEEVDSDGVVVKRMFRTSEDDPCSPPAKQLKGDSPKKVLLYVRKESDEVFDALMLKSPTLKSLTEAVSAKYSVPMEKMPKIYKKSKKGILVNMDDNIIEHYSNEDTFILGIESQGDFFRVTLTEI